CTGCCCAGTGAAATCGATACATAAGGTACTACAACAATCCTAACCCGCGCCTTGTGCTACAGGTTTACAGGGCAACAACATTCAGTGTCTCGTGACAGATGCAAAGACACCACTGCAGCTGTCCATCATCGGCATCATCTACTGGACCACCCGTTTCTTCGGAGGCTTGATCGAAGAAGCCCCGGTCGGGACCTGGCTGGCTATCGAGTTCCGGCGACCTGGTTTACGAATACAGTAGCTCCAGTCAGTACAGTATTGAGATTCTGGTTTCATAATGTCAATATTTCTGGTTTATGAATTTTCTGGTTGATGCCAGGCACCAGTGGCCTAGCAAGCATATCATAGAGATGCCAGGTTGCCTGCGAATGCGTACCTATGGTCGTCGTCTTTGGAGCAGGTTCCTTTGGTTTTGGTCTCGAAGCCGCTGGCTGCCCATTCTTCGTCAGGAAAAACCTGGTCAGTCTTGATGGACCCTTCTGCCTGCAATTGTACAAAATGTTTGTTACACATCAGGCTGAGAGGCGTTTTCTGTGATGTGAGGCCAAAAGAACTGATGGGAAACCCTTTTGAGTTCAGAGTACGGTGTTTTAAGTTATCTTTTGTGGGGAAGTAAAATAAATTCCGGCGCTGGTGTGGTGCATGATGGTTTCATACGAGAGATAATAGGAAAGAAAGCAGAATGGGCACTTACATTCGATCTGCTGCTGATTCTGAAGCGCTGCCGACAGAATACTCGGTTTCACCTACCGAGCAACCATCGTCGGATGCATTATCTTCGTATTCAGTTTCACCTGATCCAATGGATCCTGCATATACATATTGGTGAGTGGGAAGCAAAGGTTATTTCTTGCCTCTGTTGACCGCTGTATAGTTTTGGGACTTCAGCGGTCTTTTACCTGATATTAGTTGGTTCTGTTGGCTTGCCGTAGAGGACTGTTTTAGCAAGCTACTGCCACTTTTATCTGTTAATGAACTGGGAGATTTGACTTTGTTGACTTGAAGCTGTTCGATTTCCATATCCTTTCGCGATATTGTGTCTTTCAAAGACGCAACCTGGATACAATGAGGATGACACTTGAGAAACCGATATAGAAAGAATATTCATGACTGAAAGTGGAAACTATATGATAAGAGTATACCGCAAAGCATCAGCAGACAATATTAATAAACAACAGGCTAAGATATATAAATGTATTCACTCCAGTTAGCTAGACAATTTATGTTTTTTTTTAGTCTCCCATTCAATAGTTAACTTTAGATTCCCCGCACACAAGGGTTTAACTTGAGGAGATACAACAAGGAAAATAGCATATAAAGTGGCCATATGAACTCTACATAAAGCTTGCTCACCAATGTTTACAGTTCAAATCAAAACAAGTAATTTGAAGTTCATCAGAGATGGAGGGCAAAAAATACCTGTTCTAGCAGATCTTTTATATCCTTGCCCTCTTTGTTGCTCCTTGCAGCACCTAACTCAACCCCAGAAACTCTTTCAGCAAATTTCAAAGTGCTTATGGTTTCTGAACATGATTCCACATCAGGGTTTATCTGAACAAACATTAGCGTCTTTGCTTGCCCACCTACATGAAAAGGTAAATTTTGTAAAAACAAGAAAATTTGTCCACATACATAATTACTGGCAACCTTATGTTTACCTAAAGAGCTCTGAAGAACTTGAGTCAGTTTGCTGTTTCTGTAGGGCACATGGGCATTCTTCTGGGCCAAAGCAAAGATGACATCTCCAAGGGCAGAAAGAGATTTGTTAATATGTTGTGCTTCCTTTAATCTATCTCCGGTTGCTTCAGATCGCTCTACTCTCTCACTCCCAGCAAGATCAATCAGATGTAGACATCCTCGAGAAGTAGATCCATTCTTCACGTCCAGACCTCTCACATGCACGGTTAAAATGCTGCATGCAAACAAAGCTTTTAGAACTGCTCTATTTGCTTGTCCTCTCACAAGATTTTTTTGGGATAACTTCACTTAGTAGTCAAATCTACATACCTATGGGACCTACTACTCCTTTCATTCAGCGCTGTTGATCCAACTGCTCTATTTGCTTGTCCAATTTCCATTAAGTCTAATACATCCGATGTTGATTTGACAGGAATTAAACTCGCATCGGGTACGACAAGTCCATTAGGTTGAGAAGTACTCCAAATACCGAGTGTTTCTTTATGTCAAGAATAACATGTTATACGAATAGCAGAACAAAGAAAGATATGATAACAGAAACAAAATAGATGTTTAATAAAGGATATCTCTTTTGTGCAATATCATTTGATAGAAGATCCCGGACTTGTTCATTGTATATCTCAACCATTTGCACTTCCACCTCATATGAGAAAGTGTTTCTCCTTTTTAACGAGATATCAAACAAGTCATTTAAAGCTCGATAGTTAACACCCCAATCTTCTTTTGATTTGCCGGGGCCGCTCTAAAACAAAAAATGGCGACACATACAGTTAGTAATAATTCGCTTGTATGGGTGGGTACACAAAACATGTACATCTGCAAAAGTTTGCTAAAAAATATACTAACATATGAAGTATACAAAAAGGACAAGAGTGCAACTTTACTGTTTGAGAAATAAGCTGTGCATATGGTCTCTTTTGTACAATGCACATTTGGTCCTGTCTTCACTCACAAAATTACTGTTGCACATATGTGATTTATTTTGGGGTTCAATTGAAATGCAAAGGTGTGACTTAAATCATGTGCTCTAACCCATACAAAGCACATTATTTCCTAATTAGCAATATCCCCAAGAAAGTATATTAATCAAGTTTGTTTTCCTGAACAAGTCAAAGATTATACCATTGTGTATGTTTTGCCAGATCCAGTTTGGCCGTATGCAAAAATGCACACATTGAATCCATCAAGAACAGATCTAATCAAAGGCTGGATATCGGAGAAAACTTCAGCTGTAAGTTATTACATAACTCGTTAATGATCAATATTCAAATATACACCAAAATAGTTGTTTTTGATCGATTACTTAGTTTAATGGATATATACCTTGAGAAACATGTGTATTAAAGATCTTGTTAAACTTGAACATCCGATAGCCATCCTTTCCTTGCTTGGAGGGGTTTGAAATGAGAATTTCACCATTCTCACCAATATAATCAACTGCGGTTGATTTTCCGTCTTGACCAGGAAGAAATGGTCTGACACGACAGTATACTCTTATATTACCTGATAAGAAGCAATATATTAACAAATTAGTTACAGTCGCAAAGTGTGCTCCAACAGTAAACAGCGCAAGAATTACCTTTTAGTTCTTGCACTTCATTAAATAACTTCTGATTTTCAGCAAGAACGCCATGGTAATTTTCAGCGGCATCCACCAAACCTTTTAGGTCAAGTCCTACACAATTATGAACTTTAAGACAAAGCAAACCAAAATAGTGAAGTAACAAAACACGATTTGTGGATAAGGACAATGCAAATACACACGTCATGAGCAATAGTCTACATACCGATGTTAGATATTTCATCCCTCCATTTCATTTGAAGGGCAAACATTTCCTGCTTAATTGACTGAGACGATATCCTTATATCCTGAAAGAGTTGAATAGTCAGAAAACTATAAACTAAAATCTGAAAGAACTTAATAACACAAAGATACACTACACTAACCTTAATAGACAGTTTTTGGTTATCCATAAAACTTCGAAAAGTATTTGCCTTCTTGCTCCAGAGTTGCGATTGTAGTTCAGAAGCAGTTTCAACTTCTTCAACTCTCTTTTTCGATTGCGTAAGAAGAAACTCTGCCTCCTTAGCTCTTAGAGTCAAGTGTTCCTCCATTTGGCTTGTTTTTTCTTCCATCTGCTCCCTGTATTCTTCGAacatcctactcatgacttgaaTTTCCTGCTGAAGGTTAGTAACTGTATTCTCTGCATTTTCCTTTTCACGCATCAGCCGGACCATGTCTTGCTCGCCTATCTTTCTTCTCTCATCAATTTTTGACTTCTCTACCTATAAGAAAAACACATGTGTACTATTTTTATCACAATTAGTTGACACTGCATATGCATACAGTACATAACTAATATGTAACTTCAAATTTATATAGTCCAAAATAGAGTTTCCAGCATTTCTAAAAAATAAAAGTTTTCTAGATAGCAAAGCAAGAAAATGCATTGGACAGGGATAGGGGTGCGTTGAAGTtagctatccatgtgccagaaccATGACTTGGTTTCGATATCTTATGGGTTTCaactctagcctaccccaactagTTTGGGACTGataggctttgttgttgttgtaaaAGCAAGTAAAATACATGAAAAAATACATGAGACTAATAGAAATATATGAGGATTTATTGAATACCTTAACTAGCTCAAGACGGTTTATTGCCATCTGAAAAGATAAGCACGTGTTGTCAGTATTACAGCGCCTTGTAGACATTTTCTAACCATCGATAATTTCAGGCTTACCTCGTTTTCTTCATTTGTTCCATTTACTAATGTCTCGAGTGCTTTAATTTTTGAACGGTACTTATCCTCGCGTGTTTTGATGATGCTATTTTGCTGAAAAATAAGTTACCATCTGATTAAGGAATTCAATTCACATGGAAAAGGGGCAATTCGAAACAAACTGTATCCTTACATTTCTAATGTGTTCTGCTTGAATAGAAATGCGGTGCTCAATCTCTTGAACAACGTTCCTTAGTAAATAAACAACTCGCTGGGACAAGTAGGAAAAAGTTAGTCATCAATAACGAAGGATAAAAGAAATAAACATTAGTGTTCCATAAAATTCATTTATTCAAAGTCACCAGAACTAGGCAAGTAGGCATACATGTGGTatttctcctctttttctctcaaTACTTTCATCCAGAATGCCGTTAACAACTCTAAGAAGTGATTGAGTAGGGGCATTCTGAAAAAAGATGGTTATCATTAGGAAAAGGGTGAGACAAATAAGTATTAAGTTGGTATGGAATGTGACACTAAAGATGTTACATCTAAACTGTTTGACTGGATCATCTCTGAAATCTTAGCAGCAGGAAGATCTGTGTATTGTCCGCGCTTAAATTGGAAAACCTCGTTGGCCTTCTGTCCTGCAAAGGATGGAAAACATAATCATCGATTAACACCCTAAGTCAAAATTGGAGGGGATAAGCAACAGAACCTGGAAGTTATAAATGTTACTTGCACCATATAACAACACGCGTAATCAACGTTACCAATATACAAAAGCCATGCTGAAGTAACAATGCTGGGTCATATAAATTTTCGTCACTGTGGCAATTTGTAGAACTCTACAATTCACAGGATGTGCTACATCTAGCCAATGCTAATCATCAGTGCTATGCAGCCAAATACTGAGTATTCTTGTTTGAACTTTCAAATAGAAAGTAATAGTGTTTGATGG
The Aegilops tauschii subsp. strangulata cultivar AL8/78 chromosome 3, Aet v6.0, whole genome shotgun sequence genome window above contains:
- the LOC109784400 gene encoding kinesin-like protein KIN-14C → MGTFGGQFEDFHADDRRAEVIDWLGGLLPEFDLPLDSSDEELREYLIDGTALCYTADKLMPGVLEGVWGGYASDHRSNVKKFLSVIAEMGLPGFSVKDLEEGSMSSIVECLLALRDNVSAGLGENMSNYAAKTPSRPVAPVSTPGRRSPGEDRRRGLWDAKSPQRSPLLSGQKANEVFQFKRGQYTDLPAAKISEMIQSNSLDNAPTQSLLRVVNGILDESIERKRGEIPHRVVYLLRNVVQEIEHRISIQAEHIRNQNSIIKTREDKYRSKIKALETLVNGTNEENEMAINRLELVKVEKSKIDERRKIGEQDMVRLMREKENAENTVTNLQQEIQVMSRMFEEYREQMEEKTSQMEEHLTLRAKEAEFLLTQSKKRVEEVETASELQSQLWSKKANTFRSFMDNQKLSIKDIRISSQSIKQEMFALQMKWRDEISNIGLDLKGLVDAAENYHGVLAENQKLFNEVQELKGNIRVYCRVRPFLPGQDGKSTAVDYIGENGEILISNPSKQGKDGYRMFKFNKIFNTHVSQAEVFSDIQPLIRSVLDGFNVCIFAYGQTGSGKTYTMSGPGKSKEDWGVNYRALNDLFDISLKRRNTFSYEVEVQMVEIYNEQVRDLLSNDIAQKRLGIWSTSQPNGLVVPDASLIPVKSTSDVLDLMEIGQANRAVGSTALNERSSRSHSILTVHVRGLDVKNGSTSRGCLHLIDLAGSERVERSEATGDRLKEAQHINKSLSALGDVIFALAQKNAHVPYRNSKLTQVLQSSLGGQAKTLMFVQINPDVESCSETISTLKFAERVSGVELGAARSNKEGKDIKDLLEQVASLKDTISRKDMEIEQLQVNKVKSPSSLTDKSGSSLLKQSSTASQQNQLISGSIGSGETEYEDNASDDGCSVGETEYSVGSASESAADRMQKGPSRLTRFFLTKNGQPAASRPKPKEPAPKTTTIGRRNSIASQVPTGASSIKPPKKRVVQ